One Anabas testudineus chromosome 15, fAnaTes1.2, whole genome shotgun sequence genomic window carries:
- the si:ch211-198a12.6 gene encoding C2H2-type zinc finger protein — protein MAESETECDTPGLDTLGSECVIAHSHVDLHYGAETEIMTEEKRGLELEIHGSDLKIQGLGTELGAVACVDAIVAETDHDYIKVEHGDMHCFTGAEIKTTGNEALLGEVLLKTESEHVVKVESDHGGELTVESENGVIIHEAHGLQCNECGEIFGSIADLHQHFEIHKDLNPYICVHCGESFAVEASLKQHMKIHMKEKPYVPPGVEIMGKDVIDAFSLKSHQMIHLPDKPHRCSECGKSFAAAITLREHMKMHSEDKPYKCTQCRKSFVRRRHLKKHQEVHAREKPYTCGQCGKGFATTSNLKQHQKTHAAVVLGDKPHRCAQCGKCFAAAATLREHQRIHSSEKPYKCNMCRKSFVRKRHLKKHQQVHAGGKPYTCRHCNKGFNHSSSLSRHHKTHLQNPVFSPPQPGKPLSYGSPPKQRVHQQGDKPYMCHHCDKGFNHSSSLSRHQRVHSEGKSYTCAHCGKRFNHSSSLARHQRVHLEDKQQQQQTQPPQPQPQQYSTIPTGKGFPNNAFPKQRILPVEKPYRCSQCGKGFNHSSSLSRHHRIHVDQ, from the coding sequence ATGGCCGAGTCAGAGACTGAATGTGACACACCCGGCCTTGACACACTTGGGTCGGAGTGTGTCATAGCCCACAGCCATGTCGACCTTCACTATGGAGCAGAAACGGAGATAATGACAGAAGAAAAGCGTGGATTAGAGTTGGAGATCCATGGTTCAGACTTAAAGATCCAGGGACTTGGAACAGAGCTTGGAGCTGTAGCCTGTGTGGATGCAATTGTAGCGGAGACAGACCATGATTACATTAAGGTGGAGCATGGTGATATGCACTGTTTCACAGGAGCAGAAATCAAGACAACAGGAAACGAGGCTCTGCTGGGAGAGGTGCTGCTTAAGACAGAAAGTGAGCATGTGGTCAAAGTGGAGTCTGATCATGGCGGGGAGTTGACAGTGGAGTCAGAGAATGGTGTAATCATACACGAAGCCCATGGTCTGCAGTGCAATGAGTGTGGTGAGATTTTTGGCAGCATAGCTGATCTTCATCAACACTTTGAGATCCATAAGGACCTCAACCCTTACATCTGTGTCCACTGTGGTGAGAGCTTTGCTGTGGAGGCCAGTCTCAAGCAGCACATGAAGATTCACATGAAAGAAAAACCCTATGTTCCCCCTGGTGTTGAGATTATGGGTAAAGATGTTATTGATGCCTTCAGCCTCAAGTCTCACCAGATGATTCATTTGCCAGATAAACCCCACAGATGCTCAGAGTGTGGTAAGAGTTTTGCAGCAGCCATCACCCTGAGAGAACACATGAAGATGCATTCAGAGGATAAGCCCTACAAGTGCACCCAGTGTAGGAAGAGCTTTGTTCGCAGAAGGCATCTGAAAAAACACCAGGAGGTCCATGCACGTGAGAAGCCATATACCTGCGGCCAGTGCGGCAAGGGTTTTGCTACAACTTCCAACCTGAAGCAGCATCAGAAGACTCACGCTGCAGTTGTGCTTGGGGATAAACCACATCGGTGCGCACAGTGTGGAAAGTGTTTTGCAGCTGCTGCCACTCTGAGAGAGCACCAGAGGATCCATTCGAGTGAGAAGCCGTACAAATGCAACATGTGCAGGAAGAGTTTTGTCCGCAAACGCCATCTAAAGAAACACCAGCAAGTCCATGCCGGAGGAAAGCCCTACACCTGCCGACACTGCAACAAAGGTTTCAATcactcctcttctctctctcgccACCATAAGACCCACCTGCAGAATCcagtgttttctcctcctcagcctgGTAAACCCTTGTCTTATGGCAGTCCTCCGAAGCAAAGGGTCCACCAGCAGGGAGACAAGCCCTACATGTGCCACCACTGCGATAAGGGCTTCAATCATTCCTCTTCCTTGTCCCGGCACCAAAGAGTCCACTCAGAGGGAAAGAGTTACACCTGCGCTCACTGTGGCAAAAGATTCAATCACTCCTCCTCACTTGCTAGGCATCAGAGAGTTCATTTGGAggacaaacagcaacagcagcaaacacaacCACCACAGCCACAACCGCAGCAGTACAGCACCATCCCCACAGGGAAGGGGTTCCCTAACAATGCTTTCCCAAAACAGCGCATCCTGCCCGTTGAAAAACCATACAGGTGCTCTCAGTGTGGAAAAGGCTTTAACCATTCATCTTCTCTCTCCAGACATCATAGGATCCATGTAGACCAGTGA
- the ftr14l gene encoding tripartite motif-containing protein 16, whose protein sequence is MSQRNNLDLDRYSSLDKSRRSNSRNQPKTQAKTGEVLCDFCTTRKQKAEKSCLVCLASYCETHLQTHYDYPALMKHKLVKATGQMREKICAQHDKLLEAFCRTDQTPVCVLCMMDEHKHHDIVPAGTERTEKQKQLGTTLHKSQQRIDQRLKKWQDLRQATESVKHSAQSAQEENERIFTELLLYIERKYNDVKEMIRSHEKTTVSRAEILLDRLEEEITLLKKRHNDLEKLSHADDHIHFLQSWQSLSGPSGYEDLNNVGVAPYYSFDATKRAIAALKLQVEEVSKTELSKISATVKEVYITQEETKTRRESSLREEPKLKEDPKTRQDFMKYACQFTLEVNSVHPNLHLSEGNRTATMKNEPKNYPNHPDRFDHWQQVLGRDSLSGSRYYWEVDWAGTEIDVAVTYRGIHRKGKGNECSLGWNDKSWSLYCSDSKHSFVHNNKSKDITGPVSSRIGVYLDHAAGILAFYSVSDGMQLLHRVQTTFTEPLYPAFSVWGFGTSIRL, encoded by the exons ATGTCTCAGCGTAACAACCTGGATTTAGACAGATACAGCAGCTTGGACAAATCTCGTCGCTCTAACAGTCGTAACCAGCCCAAGACCCAAGCTAAGACTGGGGAAGTGCTGTGTGACTTCTGCACGACCAGGAAGCAGAAAGCTGAGAAGTCCTGCTTGGTGTGTCTGGCCTCCTATTGCGAGACACATCTCCAGACTCACTATGACTACCCTGCTCTGATGAAGCACAAGCTGGTCAAAGCCACAGGCCAGATGAGAGAGAAGATATGTGCACAGCACGACAAGCTGCTGGAGGCCTTTTGCCGGACCGATCAGACACCAGTGTGTGTTCTGTGCATGATGGATGAACACAAACACCACGACATCGTCCCAGCTGGAACTGAGAGGACCGAGAAACAA aaACAGCTAGGCACCACACTgcacaaatcacaacagaggaTTGACCAGAGACTTAAAAAGTGGCAGGATCTTCGACAAGCTACGGAATCAGTTAAA CACTCTGCTCAATCAGCCCAAGAGGAGAACGAGCGGATCTTCACTGAGCTTCTGCTCTACATAGAGAGGAAGTACAACGACGTCAAGGAGATGATCCGCTCCCACGAAAAGACCACTGTGTCACGGGCTGAGATACTGCTAGATCGCCTGGAGGAGGAGATCACGCTGCTGAAGAAGAGACACAACGACCTGGAGAAGCTCTCGCACGCTGATGATCACATACACTTTCTACAG AGTTGGCAGTCTCTGTCAGGCCCCTCAGGATATGAAGATCTGAACAATGTCGGTGTCGCCCCCTATTACTCATTTGATGCTACCAAGAGAGCCATTGCTGCACTGAAATTACAAGTAGAAGAAGTCAGCAAAACAGAACTGAGCAAAATCTCTGCAACAG TGAAGGAGGTCTACATCACGCAAGAAGAGACTAAGACAAGACGAGAATCATCTTTGAGGGAAGAGCCGAAATTAAAGGAAGACCCAAAGACGAGGCAAGATTTCATGAAAT aTGCTTGCCAGTTTACTCTGGAGGTCAACAGTGTCCACCCCAACCTTCACCTCTCTGAGGGTAACCGGACCGCTACAATGAAGAACGAGCCTAAGAACTACCCCAACCACCCAGATCGATTTGACCACTGGCAGCAG GTATTAGGCAGGGACAGCCTGTCTGGGTCTCGTTATTACTGGGAGGTGGACTGGGCGGGAACAGAAATCGACGTGGCTGTTACCTACAGGGGAATCCACCGTAAAGGAAAGGGCAATGAGTGCAGCCTGGGATGGAATGACAAGTCCTGGAGTCTGTACTGCTCTGACTCCAAACACTCATTTGTGCACAATAATAAGAGCAAAGACATCACGGGGCCAGTTTCATCTCGCATTGGGGTTTACTTGGATCACGCAGCAGGAATACttgcattttacagtgtttctgaTGGCATGCAGCTTCtgcacagagtccagaccacgTTCACAGAGCCTCTCTACCCTGCATTCAGCGTGTGGGGCTTTGGTACATCCATACGACTGTAG